In Anseongella ginsenosidimutans, one genomic interval encodes:
- a CDS encoding ParA family protein yields MTKIIAIANQKGGVGKTTSSINLAASLAVLEYKTLLVDADPQANSTSGIGFDPRSVKSSIYECIVNDSDPNEAILSTSTPNLDLFPAHIDLVGAEIEMINAVEREYKMKAVLEKIKERYDFIIIDCSPSLGLITINALTASDSVVVPVQCEYFALEGLGKLLNTIKIVQTRLNPALHIEGILLTMYDVRLRLSNQVMEEVKSHFQDLVFDTIIQRNTKLSEAPSFGVSVIMHDAGSRGAANYLSLAREIIRKNKVKSEAAGEETKISNV; encoded by the coding sequence ATGACCAAAATAATTGCAATAGCCAATCAAAAGGGAGGAGTGGGGAAAACCACGTCGTCGATCAACCTGGCCGCGAGCCTGGCCGTCCTGGAATACAAGACATTGCTCGTGGATGCGGACCCGCAGGCGAACAGTACATCGGGGATCGGCTTTGACCCCCGCAGCGTTAAGTCAAGCATCTATGAATGTATTGTCAATGATTCAGATCCCAATGAGGCCATTTTAAGCACGAGTACGCCTAACCTTGACCTTTTCCCTGCCCATATTGACCTGGTAGGAGCGGAAATCGAAATGATCAACGCCGTAGAACGGGAATACAAGATGAAGGCCGTCCTGGAGAAGATCAAGGAACGGTATGACTTTATCATTATTGATTGTTCACCTTCCCTGGGGCTGATCACCATTAATGCTCTTACGGCTTCTGATTCAGTGGTGGTTCCTGTGCAATGCGAATATTTCGCCCTGGAAGGGCTTGGTAAATTATTGAATACCATTAAGATCGTACAAACCCGCCTGAACCCGGCCCTGCATATAGAAGGTATCCTGCTGACGATGTACGATGTCCGGCTGCGGCTGAGCAACCAGGTAATGGAAGAAGTGAAAAGCCATTTCCAGGACCTGGTCTTTGATACGATCATTCAGCGGAATACGAAATTAAGCGAAGCGCCAAGTTTCGGCGTGTCGGTGATCATGCACGATGCCGGCAGCAGGGGCGCGGCAAATTACCTGAGCCTTGCAAGGGAGATCATCAGGAAAAATAAGGTAAAGAGTGAAGCGGCCGGAGAAGAAACCAAAATCTCTAATGTTTGA
- a CDS encoding NADPH-dependent FMN reductase codes for MISIISGTNRIPSNSEILANYYGRILREKGIETQVLPLTILPPDLIATDLYGQRSAGFRPIQEKVTATDKFIFILPEYNGSFPGVLKVFIDACSFPESFMGKKAALVGHSTGRYGNIRGVEHFTGVCHYCGLHILPLKLHIPRVQHEFDKEGNILEGDARRFISQQIEQFIHF; via the coding sequence ATGATCAGTATAATATCCGGCACAAACAGGATACCCAGTAACTCCGAAATTCTCGCAAATTATTACGGCCGGATACTCCGCGAAAAAGGCATCGAAACGCAGGTGCTTCCATTGACGATCCTCCCTCCCGATCTTATCGCTACCGACCTATACGGGCAAAGAAGCGCCGGCTTCCGGCCTATCCAGGAAAAAGTCACGGCCACAGACAAATTCATTTTTATCCTGCCCGAATACAACGGAAGCTTTCCGGGCGTACTCAAGGTATTCATTGATGCCTGCTCGTTCCCTGAAAGCTTTATGGGCAAAAAAGCCGCCCTCGTGGGCCACTCCACGGGCCGATACGGCAATATCCGCGGCGTGGAACACTTTACCGGCGTCTGCCACTATTGCGGCCTTCATATCCTTCCCCTGAAACTCCATATCCCCCGTGTCCAGCATGAATTTGACAAAGAAGGGAACATCCTTGAAGGGGACGCCAGGCGCTTTATCAGCCAGCAAATTGAACAGTTCATCCATTTTTAG
- a CDS encoding ABC transporter substrate-binding protein, with protein MLRRNFIAARDLEAELEQWQERIDIIRHKLKFIRQLPGVACIEQLNPPGTAGGRIPALVEIAGGTAIASEENGLLFPPDIVILMLPGKSIEESLREIGSLLEQPWFAESPALKNNRIYVTDCREYFQLPGPGMIDSLEILAEIINAGDFHFGFEGLGWIKFESGSPKNG; from the coding sequence ATGTTACGTAGGAATTTTATTGCTGCCCGGGACCTGGAAGCCGAACTGGAACAATGGCAGGAGCGGATAGATATTATCAGGCATAAACTGAAATTTATTCGCCAGCTGCCTGGCGTAGCCTGTATTGAACAGCTAAACCCTCCCGGTACAGCCGGCGGCCGCATTCCCGCCCTGGTAGAGATTGCCGGCGGAACCGCCATTGCATCGGAGGAGAACGGACTCCTCTTTCCGCCCGATATTGTGATCCTGATGCTGCCGGGAAAAAGCATTGAAGAAAGCCTCCGCGAAATAGGCAGCCTGCTTGAACAGCCCTGGTTTGCCGAAAGCCCGGCTCTGAAAAACAATCGCATTTACGTGACGGATTGCCGTGAATATTTCCAGCTGCCCGGCCCCGGCATGATCGACAGCCTGGAGATCCTGGCGGAGATCATTAATGCCGGTGATTTTCATTTTGGCTTTGAAGGCCTGGGATGGATAAAGTTTGAGAGCGGCTCCCCTAAAAATGGATGA
- a CDS encoding NAD-dependent succinate-semialdehyde dehydrogenase, which translates to MAPGNGRINANEMAIESVNPLNGKRIKKYPVLKPGQVSRKVKAAQDAFLNWKETGFPERSALFKKAASVLEKKKDALARLMALEMGKPLAQGASEIDKCAWVCKYYSEEARGFLLPEKIATDASKSYVAFEPLGVVLAIMPWNFPFWQVFRFAAPSLMAGNTGLLKHASNVPGCALAIEDIFKEAGFPPGVFQSLLIDSGQAAAVMEDERVKAVTLTGSTQAGKSVASKAGSLLKKTVLELGGSDPYLILEDADLEKAAEICVNGRLVNSGQSCIAAKRFIVVKAVEKRFLELFRNRMMDKKMGDPLQEDTDIGPQAREDLRDQLHEQVLESIVKGARCLLGGKKPEGKGAFYPATILTNVKKGMPAYDEELFGPVAAVITAKDEDDAIKKANDSSFGLGAAVFTKDKKRGEQLAAHRLEAGSCFVNGIVHSDPRLPFGGIKESGYGRELGGFGIREFVNIKTVYVT; encoded by the coding sequence ATGGCACCGGGAAATGGAAGAATAAACGCAAATGAAATGGCTATTGAATCGGTAAACCCCCTGAACGGCAAAAGAATTAAAAAGTATCCAGTCCTGAAACCGGGACAGGTAAGCAGAAAAGTGAAGGCTGCGCAGGACGCCTTCCTGAACTGGAAAGAAACGGGTTTCCCTGAGCGGTCGGCGCTCTTTAAAAAAGCCGCATCCGTTCTGGAGAAGAAAAAAGACGCGCTTGCCCGGTTGATGGCCCTCGAAATGGGGAAACCCCTGGCACAGGGCGCCTCTGAAATTGATAAATGCGCCTGGGTGTGCAAATATTACAGCGAAGAGGCCAGGGGCTTCCTCCTTCCGGAAAAGATCGCTACCGACGCGTCAAAAAGCTATGTAGCTTTCGAGCCCCTGGGCGTAGTGCTGGCCATTATGCCCTGGAACTTCCCCTTCTGGCAGGTTTTTCGTTTTGCTGCCCCTTCTCTGATGGCTGGCAATACTGGCTTGCTGAAACATGCCTCCAACGTTCCGGGCTGCGCACTGGCTATTGAAGATATATTTAAAGAAGCCGGTTTCCCGCCCGGCGTATTTCAAAGCCTGCTGATAGATTCCGGCCAGGCCGCGGCAGTGATGGAAGACGAAAGAGTAAAAGCGGTGACCCTGACCGGCAGTACCCAAGCGGGGAAGTCGGTCGCCTCCAAAGCGGGAAGCCTGCTTAAAAAAACAGTACTGGAGCTGGGCGGGAGCGATCCGTATCTTATCCTGGAAGATGCCGACCTTGAAAAGGCCGCAGAGATCTGCGTGAACGGCCGGCTGGTGAACAGCGGGCAGAGTTGTATCGCCGCCAAGCGATTTATCGTGGTCAAAGCTGTGGAAAAGCGCTTCTTAGAACTTTTCCGGAACCGGATGATGGACAAAAAGATGGGCGACCCCCTGCAGGAGGATACCGATATAGGCCCGCAGGCGCGCGAGGATTTGCGCGACCAGCTTCATGAGCAGGTACTCGAAAGCATCGTAAAAGGAGCCCGCTGCCTGCTCGGAGGCAAAAAGCCGGAAGGGAAAGGAGCCTTTTATCCTGCTACTATCCTCACTAACGTTAAAAAGGGCATGCCGGCCTATGATGAAGAACTTTTCGGCCCTGTGGCGGCGGTTATTACCGCAAAAGATGAGGACGACGCCATAAAAAAGGCCAACGACTCTTCTTTTGGCCTGGGCGCCGCGGTGTTCACCAAAGATAAAAAGCGAGGCGAGCAGCTGGCGGCTCATCGCCTGGAGGCCGGCAGCTGTTTCGTGAACGGTATCGTGCATTCAGACCCCCGCCTGCCTTTCGGCGGCATCAAGGAGTCGGGATACGGCCGGGAACTGGGAGGCTTTGGCATCCGTGAATTTGTAAATATTAAAACCGTGTATGTTACGTAG
- a CDS encoding carboxypeptidase-like regulatory domain-containing protein, which translates to MFTRAVIFCLLLNGILICDLHAQVSVYGTIYDEKDLPLQGVSVTSKRLGTGVATNLYGSYSLKVYQGDTVEYSLLGFRKEYVVITQKTGTARHDIHLYPDNLSLDQVKVTGRRNSVKDSIELRMEYGHIFNYKPPSAWKYGAMALSSPITFLGELFNFKGRKRNKQFRETLLSYEQQHFIESRIPYRLVTELTGLEGDERALFYNKYLRDYDFVKYASQYDIHQKILQSFREYQESKKQKE; encoded by the coding sequence ATGTTTACCAGGGCAGTTATTTTCTGCTTGTTGCTTAACGGCATCCTGATCTGCGATCTGCATGCCCAGGTAAGCGTATACGGAACTATTTATGACGAAAAGGACCTGCCTCTTCAGGGGGTATCGGTAACCAGCAAACGGCTGGGAACCGGAGTGGCTACTAATCTCTATGGAAGTTACTCGTTAAAGGTTTACCAGGGCGATACCGTGGAGTATTCCCTGCTGGGTTTCCGGAAGGAATACGTGGTTATTACCCAGAAAACTGGGACTGCCCGTCATGATATTCATTTGTATCCGGATAACCTGAGCCTGGATCAGGTCAAGGTGACCGGCCGTCGCAACAGCGTGAAGGATTCTATTGAACTTCGCATGGAATACGGGCATATCTTCAATTATAAGCCGCCCAGTGCCTGGAAATACGGAGCAATGGCGCTGAGCAGCCCGATCACTTTCCTGGGAGAACTATTTAATTTCAAAGGCCGGAAGCGCAATAAGCAATTCAGGGAAACCCTGCTTTCCTATGAACAGCAGCATTTTATAGAATCCAGGATCCCTTACCGGCTGGTCACGGAATTAACCGGGCTGGAGGGCGATGAAAGGGCCTTGTTTTATAACAAGTACCTTAGGGACTACGACTTTGTTAAATACGCCAGCCAGTATGATATTCACCAGAAGATCCTTCAATCCTTCAGGGAATACCAGGAAAGTAAAAAGCAAAAGGAATAA
- a CDS encoding S8 family peptidase has translation MKRNFKWVFTLTAACAFSAVAAAQELPEKKAPENWFNLDPEADNVPGVSTEKAYTELLANMEPDTVIVAVIDGGVEVDHEDLLGRIWVNPEERKGNEKDDDKNGYTDDIYGWDFIGGKNGTDVNQDNLEVTRLVREMAPTYEGADTSNFNAEQKAAYRKYVSMKEIVNTELSEAKDGFENYNSFYQVLEAFAEKIGKEEITREDLQNYQPVGEYDETVKSVVLQNLDETGLSFKDFMANVKEGVEYFGGKVKYHYNVDFDPRYIVQDNYNDPRQRYYGNNEVEGPDARHGTHVAGIIAASRTNNKGIKGVAGPVKIMAIRTVPDGDERDKDVANAIRYAAENGAKVINMSFGKAYSPEKEVVDEAVKFALSKDVLLVHAAGNDGSNVDAKPNYPSPYFQDSSEKAGAWIEVGASTWMGGEKLAAEFSNYGAERVDLFAPGYRIRSTVPGSSYEELDGTSMASPVVAGVAALVRAYYPELSAVQVKQALVSSVTPVDWEVIKPGTENELVKMTDLCISGGIVNAYKALQTAGQMAAQAPAEEVEKEAPKKKGGIGEFFRRLFGKKE, from the coding sequence ATGAAGAGAAATTTTAAATGGGTATTCACCCTAACGGCGGCCTGCGCTTTTTCGGCGGTGGCTGCGGCGCAGGAACTTCCGGAAAAAAAGGCGCCTGAGAATTGGTTCAACCTTGATCCTGAAGCGGACAATGTGCCCGGCGTAAGTACGGAAAAGGCATATACGGAGCTGCTGGCAAATATGGAGCCGGATACCGTCATCGTTGCCGTGATTGACGGCGGGGTAGAAGTGGACCATGAAGATCTTTTGGGAAGGATCTGGGTCAATCCCGAAGAGCGGAAAGGGAATGAAAAGGACGACGATAAGAACGGCTATACCGACGACATTTATGGATGGGATTTTATCGGGGGGAAAAACGGTACCGATGTCAACCAGGATAACCTGGAAGTAACACGCCTGGTCCGCGAAATGGCTCCCACCTATGAAGGCGCCGATACCAGTAATTTCAACGCGGAGCAGAAAGCGGCCTATCGCAAATACGTTTCCATGAAGGAAATTGTGAATACCGAACTCTCCGAAGCAAAGGACGGCTTTGAGAATTATAATTCATTCTACCAGGTGCTGGAAGCCTTTGCTGAAAAAATCGGCAAAGAGGAGATCACCAGGGAAGACCTGCAGAATTATCAGCCCGTTGGCGAGTACGATGAGACCGTTAAAAGCGTGGTCCTGCAAAACCTGGACGAGACCGGCCTGAGCTTCAAAGATTTCATGGCCAATGTCAAGGAAGGAGTGGAGTATTTCGGCGGAAAAGTAAAATATCACTATAATGTAGACTTCGACCCCCGGTACATTGTGCAGGACAATTATAATGACCCGCGTCAGCGCTACTATGGCAACAACGAAGTCGAAGGCCCTGATGCGCGTCATGGCACGCACGTAGCGGGCATTATTGCTGCCAGCAGGACCAATAATAAAGGCATTAAAGGCGTTGCGGGCCCGGTAAAGATCATGGCCATCCGGACGGTTCCTGACGGAGACGAGCGGGACAAGGATGTGGCAAATGCTATCCGCTATGCCGCCGAGAACGGGGCGAAGGTGATAAATATGAGCTTTGGAAAAGCCTATTCCCCGGAAAAAGAAGTGGTGGACGAAGCCGTTAAATTCGCATTGTCCAAAGACGTGCTGCTGGTGCATGCCGCCGGGAACGACGGCAGCAACGTGGACGCCAAGCCAAATTACCCCAGCCCTTACTTCCAGGATTCCTCCGAAAAGGCGGGCGCCTGGATAGAAGTCGGCGCCAGTACCTGGATGGGCGGCGAGAAGCTGGCTGCGGAATTTTCCAATTACGGAGCGGAACGGGTAGACCTTTTTGCGCCAGGCTACCGTATCAGGTCAACCGTGCCGGGTTCTTCCTATGAAGAGCTGGACGGTACAAGTATGGCTTCTCCGGTAGTTGCCGGAGTTGCAGCCCTGGTAAGAGCCTATTATCCTGAGCTTTCCGCTGTGCAGGTAAAACAGGCGCTGGTAAGCTCGGTGACCCCGGTCGACTGGGAAGTGATCAAACCCGGTACGGAAAACGAATTGGTGAAAATGACCGATCTTTGTATTTCAGGGGGGATCGTAAACGCCTACAAGGCCCTGCAAACAGCTGGCCAGATGGCTGCCCAGGCGCCTGCTGAAGAAGTTGAGAAAGAAGCGCCGAAGAAAAAAGGAGGCATCGGAGAATTCTTCAGAAGGCTTTTCGGAAAGAAAGAGTAA
- a CDS encoding PIG-L family deacetylase has translation MYKRRIFFPVFFLIFYVHGAMGQSPEKPNSAEIFQALQRLNTLGSVLYVAAHPDDENTRLISWLSNEKNLDVTYLSLTRGDGGQNLIGPEIRELLGVIRTQELLMARSVDGGKQFFTRANDFGYSKNPAEALRTWGKDSILSDVVWAIRKLRPDIIINRFSADTASETHGHHTASAILSSEAFELAGDPSVFPGQLPYAEPWKPRRLFMNTSWYFYESREAFERAMKADQDLYSLDVGVYYPLLGKSNTEIAAISRSMHRCQGFGSAGSRGSSMEYLKLLKGDKAGNDIFEGIDMSWSRVDGGAEIGRLVKKITDAYELSDPAASIPGLLEVHTKIKALPEGFWKEKKLAETRQLIRWCMGLYLEAVAVQPSASPGEQVNVKIEAINRSAIPAGLDSVVFSTGEKWSGNLSLENNKVHFLDQRILLPEGLEYTSPYWLREPWETGRYTVEEQILRGLPESPPPVQAAFYFTVNGVPVHCDIPLVFRETDPARGEVYSHFEVVPPVFVRLPESVYLFPSEEPREIEVSVKAGKAGIKGQLGIGAAEGWSISPASYEVSLDAPGQEKKFRFTITPPAIPGETTLQAMVTLNGTTYHKEKISISYDHIPSQTVLKDSYARLVRVNLEKKGERIAYIMGAGDEIPESLEQIGYDVDVLPPAGITLQRLQQYDALITGVRAYNTVEELRFLQPVLFEYVRGGGTMIVQYNTTGRLVTDRIAPYPLELSRERVAEEDSEVSLLAPDHPLLNYPNKITEKDFEGWVQERGLYFPHSWDDAYTPLLSAADTGESAKKGGLLAASYGEGYFIYTGYSWFRELPAGVPGAYRLFSNMISIGK, from the coding sequence ATGTATAAACGCCGTATTTTCTTCCCGGTTTTTTTCCTGATCTTTTACGTACACGGGGCCATGGGACAATCGCCGGAAAAGCCGAATTCCGCCGAAATATTCCAGGCCCTGCAGCGGCTGAACACCTTGGGTTCCGTACTCTACGTAGCCGCTCATCCCGATGACGAAAATACGCGCCTGATCTCCTGGCTGTCAAATGAAAAAAACCTGGACGTGACCTACCTGTCCCTTACCCGCGGGGATGGTGGCCAGAACCTGATCGGCCCGGAAATACGGGAGTTACTGGGCGTGATCCGTACCCAGGAGTTACTGATGGCCCGCAGCGTGGACGGAGGAAAGCAGTTTTTTACGCGCGCCAATGACTTCGGCTATTCCAAGAACCCCGCCGAAGCGCTCCGGACCTGGGGGAAAGATTCCATCCTTTCGGACGTTGTTTGGGCCATCCGCAAACTGCGTCCCGACATTATTATCAATCGCTTTTCCGCCGATACCGCCTCGGAAACCCACGGGCACCATACGGCCTCCGCCATTCTTTCTTCCGAAGCATTTGAACTGGCGGGAGATCCCTCGGTATTTCCCGGCCAGCTGCCCTATGCGGAGCCCTGGAAGCCCCGCCGGCTTTTTATGAACACTTCCTGGTATTTTTATGAAAGCAGGGAAGCCTTTGAGAGAGCCATGAAGGCCGATCAGGACCTTTATTCCCTGGATGTAGGCGTATATTATCCCCTGCTTGGAAAATCCAATACGGAAATTGCCGCTATCAGCCGGAGCATGCACCGCTGCCAGGGATTTGGCTCCGCCGGCTCCAGGGGAAGCAGCATGGAGTACCTCAAATTACTGAAAGGCGATAAAGCCGGCAACGATATTTTCGAAGGGATTGACATGAGCTGGTCGCGCGTGGATGGCGGCGCCGAAATAGGCCGGCTGGTTAAAAAAATTACTGATGCATACGAGCTTTCCGATCCTGCGGCCAGCATCCCCGGCCTGCTGGAGGTGCATACAAAGATAAAGGCGCTGCCCGAGGGCTTCTGGAAGGAGAAAAAACTAGCCGAAACCCGGCAGCTTATTCGCTGGTGCATGGGCCTGTACCTGGAAGCGGTGGCCGTACAGCCTTCCGCAAGCCCGGGAGAACAGGTAAATGTGAAAATAGAAGCAATTAACCGATCGGCGATTCCGGCCGGGCTGGATTCCGTTGTTTTTTCAACGGGCGAAAAATGGTCCGGAAATCTTTCCCTGGAAAACAACAAGGTGCATTTTTTGGATCAGCGCATCCTGCTGCCGGAAGGCCTGGAATATACCAGTCCTTACTGGCTGCGCGAGCCCTGGGAAACCGGGAGATATACGGTAGAGGAACAAATCCTGCGCGGCCTTCCCGAATCACCGCCGCCCGTACAGGCTGCGTTTTACTTCACCGTCAACGGCGTTCCTGTTCATTGCGATATACCCCTGGTGTTCAGGGAAACGGACCCTGCGAGAGGAGAAGTGTACAGCCATTTTGAAGTAGTGCCGCCTGTTTTCGTTCGCCTGCCCGAAAGTGTGTACCTGTTTCCTTCGGAAGAGCCCCGGGAAATAGAAGTGAGCGTAAAAGCAGGGAAGGCGGGAATAAAGGGCCAGCTGGGAATCGGCGCCGCCGAGGGCTGGAGCATCAGCCCGGCATCCTATGAAGTATCCCTGGACGCGCCCGGGCAGGAAAAGAAATTCCGGTTTACCATCACTCCGCCGGCAATACCCGGCGAAACCACGTTGCAGGCGATGGTTACCCTTAACGGCACCACCTACCATAAGGAAAAGATCAGCATCAGCTATGACCATATTCCCTCCCAAACGGTATTGAAGGATTCCTATGCCCGCCTGGTACGGGTAAACCTTGAAAAAAAGGGCGAGCGGATCGCTTATATCATGGGCGCCGGCGACGAGATCCCGGAAAGCCTGGAGCAGATTGGTTACGACGTTGATGTTCTTCCGCCGGCCGGCATTACCCTTCAGCGGCTGCAGCAATACGATGCACTGATCACCGGTGTACGGGCTTATAATACCGTGGAAGAACTCCGCTTTCTCCAACCGGTTTTATTTGAATATGTCCGCGGCGGAGGCACAATGATCGTCCAGTACAATACCACCGGCCGGCTGGTGACCGACCGCATAGCGCCTTATCCCCTGGAACTTTCGCGCGAGCGGGTGGCGGAAGAAGACAGCGAGGTATCGCTGCTGGCCCCGGACCACCCCCTGCTGAATTACCCGAATAAAATTACTGAAAAGGATTTCGAAGGCTGGGTGCAGGAACGCGGGCTTTATTTCCCCCATAGCTGGGATGATGCCTATACTCCCCTGCTTTCCGCCGCCGATACCGGCGAAAGCGCCAAAAAAGGAGGGCTTCTTGCGGCTTCCTACGGCGAGGGGTACTTTATCTATACCGGCTACTCCTGGTTCAGGGAACTGCCCGCGGGCGTGCCGGGCGCCTACCGCTTGTTCAGCAATATGATTTCAATTGGCAAATAG
- a CDS encoding sodium:solute symporter family transporter yields MHLTDWLVLGGTLLFIVGYGTWRTRQRGTSENFLRGEKNHPWWVICISIMATQASAITFLSTPGQAYEDGLRFVQFYFGLPLAMVILSVAVIPIYYKLKVYTAYEFLENRFNLSTRTLTAVLFLVQRGLAAGITIYAPAIILSTILGWNLHLTNLIIGILVIIYVTSGGTEAVSQTQKQQMAVMMGGMLLVLVIVIGKLPDELSVGEALSVAGLAGKINAVDFTFDLSNRYNFWSGILGGTFLFLSYFGTDQSQVQRYLSGRSLTQGRLGLLFNGMLKVPMQFFILFVGIMVFVFFQFNKPPVNFNQANLDRLENSAYQPQLEQLQAAHTAVFEQKQELLRSVSEEGTASEAQTRQLRTELNALDTRNQEIREDVQALILAQNPEAVAKDTDYVFITFILEHLPVGLVGLLLAVILCAAMSSISSELNALATTSVVDIYRRSIVKDKTDRHYLNSSRWFTILWGLLALSFATFASLVENLIEAVNIVGSIFYGVILGIFVVAFFLKFVKGRAVFVAAIISEIIVITIFILSRQGIVEIAYLWLNAIGCLLVMLIATLLQVLLPKKPADSYAT; encoded by the coding sequence ATGCATTTAACAGACTGGCTCGTACTTGGCGGAACACTTTTATTCATCGTAGGTTACGGCACCTGGAGGACACGGCAGCGTGGCACCTCCGAAAATTTCCTGCGGGGCGAAAAGAATCATCCCTGGTGGGTCATTTGTATTTCCATCATGGCTACCCAGGCCAGCGCCATCACGTTCCTGTCCACTCCCGGGCAGGCTTATGAAGACGGCCTTCGCTTTGTACAGTTCTATTTCGGGCTGCCCCTGGCAATGGTCATCCTCTCCGTCGCAGTCATTCCCATCTATTACAAGCTGAAAGTTTATACGGCCTACGAATTCCTGGAGAACCGATTCAACCTGTCCACCCGCACGCTCACCGCCGTCCTGTTCCTTGTACAGCGCGGCCTGGCAGCAGGGATCACCATTTACGCCCCTGCAATCATCCTCTCTACCATCCTGGGCTGGAACCTGCACCTGACCAATCTTATCATCGGCATCCTCGTCATCATTTACGTGACCAGCGGCGGTACCGAGGCCGTGAGCCAAACCCAGAAGCAGCAGATGGCGGTAATGATGGGCGGCATGCTGCTGGTGCTGGTGATCGTGATCGGGAAGCTTCCGGATGAATTATCCGTTGGAGAAGCCCTGTCAGTTGCCGGCCTGGCCGGCAAGATCAACGCGGTAGATTTTACTTTCGACCTGTCCAACCGTTATAACTTCTGGTCCGGCATTCTCGGCGGCACCTTCCTTTTCCTTTCCTATTTCGGCACCGACCAGTCGCAGGTGCAACGCTACCTCAGCGGCCGCTCCCTTACCCAGGGAAGGCTGGGACTGCTTTTCAACGGCATGCTCAAAGTGCCCATGCAGTTCTTCATCCTTTTCGTAGGGATCATGGTCTTTGTTTTCTTCCAGTTCAACAAGCCCCCGGTAAATTTCAACCAGGCCAATCTTGACCGGCTGGAAAATTCCGCCTATCAGCCCCAGCTGGAACAGCTGCAGGCCGCCCATACCGCCGTTTTCGAACAAAAACAGGAATTGCTCCGCTCAGTAAGCGAAGAAGGAACCGCAAGCGAAGCCCAAACCCGCCAGCTGAGAACGGAACTGAACGCCCTGGACACCCGTAACCAGGAGATCAGGGAAGACGTCCAGGCCCTTATCCTTGCACAAAACCCCGAAGCCGTCGCCAAAGACACCGATTACGTATTTATTACCTTTATCCTGGAACACCTGCCCGTAGGACTGGTAGGCCTGCTCCTGGCCGTGATCCTTTGCGCCGCCATGTCCTCCATTTCCTCCGAACTGAATGCCCTGGCCACCACGTCCGTGGTAGATATTTACCGCCGCTCCATCGTAAAAGATAAAACAGACCGCCACTACCTTAATTCCTCGCGCTGGTTCACCATCCTATGGGGCCTTCTCGCACTCTCCTTCGCCACCTTCGCGTCCCTGGTAGAAAACCTGATAGAAGCCGTCAACATTGTCGGATCCATCTTTTACGGCGTCATCCTGGGCATTTTCGTAGTCGCCTTCTTCCTGAAATTCGTAAAAGGCCGGGCCGTTTTCGTAGCCGCCATCATTTCCGAGATCATCGTGATCACCATCTTCATCCTAAGCCGCCAGGGCATCGTTGAAATCGCCTACCTCTGGCTGAACGCCATCGGCTGTTTGCTGGTCATGCTCATCGCTACGTTGTTGCAGGTTTTGCTTCCGAAAAAGCCGGCCGATAGTTATGCTACGTAA
- a CDS encoding transposase — MSRRKFTSEFKVKVVMEALSERYTIQELGRKYEIHPTQITTWKTQFLKNASAVFDKPVKDAKSEAQEKEEHYLKVIGQQKVEIDFLKKALS, encoded by the coding sequence ATGAGTAGGAGAAAGTTTACTTCGGAGTTTAAAGTCAAGGTGGTCATGGAGGCCTTGAGCGAGCGTTACACGATTCAGGAGCTTGGTCGCAAGTACGAGATCCATCCCACGCAGATCACTACCTGGAAGACTCAGTTTTTGAAAAATGCCAGCGCCGTTTTTGACAAACCAGTAAAGGATGCCAAAAGCGAGGCCCAGGAGAAGGAAGAGCATTATTTGAAGGTGATCGGCCAGCAAAAGGTCGAGATTGATTTTTTAAAAAAAGCCTTGTCATGA